The following proteins come from a genomic window of Rhizobium rhizoryzae:
- a CDS encoding DUF4214 domain-containing protein, translated as MASVVANSATGSAVIDNLLTSARWAGNSITFGFTTSASQYSTSYGYGETTKGFQALTSTQASAARDALSSWAELINLKITETSGSAAVIKIAASSVPATAWAYTPGTSTEAGDVWMGTSKNYYNNPVDGNYAKLTILHEIGHALGLNHPHQPVIGSGGSGYIADDGTGNAVCPCCGGMIHGEGVGFEASAGAAPQAGAGSTLDFGTNGTYSAIDAMAYTVMSYSSYAGDGRGGYTNGTWDYAQSPMIRDIATIQHLYGANYETRAGNTAYSWSATTGEKFINGIGQGAPGGNKVFETIWDGGGRDTIDLSNYASKLTIDLAPGGWINFGNSQVANLGAGQTAPGNVAMSLLFEGDQRSLIENAIGGSGNDLINGNVADNALIGGAGDDRIEGISGHNILAGGTIGNELSYLGLDRGAYISFAPSINGNDGNDTLVGGSGNDIFVVQTGNDTVQGNGGINTLVLDTTLAALKIAGSVTNFVVGYGDFKITTSDIDFLATKDGIFAVAGSDAGVDSAKAAALRQDITLVYNAGLDRAIDTSGLAYWSNMLSNGGSLRDLANGIISADEFAKLFGNPKSMSDTAFVEVLYKNVLDRAGEAGGIGYWVNTLASGTNSRADVLVGFSLSAENKTAVASHSNGQADATTPSVDLVAVTQDHWQGMWA; from the coding sequence GCGGGTAACAGCATCACCTTTGGCTTCACGACATCGGCCAGCCAGTACAGCACTTCTTACGGTTATGGAGAAACCACCAAAGGTTTTCAGGCCCTGACGAGCACGCAGGCTTCCGCAGCGCGTGACGCTCTCTCCAGCTGGGCCGAGCTGATCAATCTGAAGATTACTGAAACATCCGGCTCAGCAGCGGTCATCAAGATCGCCGCATCTTCTGTTCCCGCAACCGCCTGGGCCTATACCCCCGGTACCAGCACAGAAGCCGGAGACGTGTGGATGGGGACGTCGAAGAACTATTATAACAACCCCGTCGATGGAAACTATGCCAAGTTGACCATCCTGCATGAGATTGGCCATGCCCTTGGTCTTAATCATCCTCATCAACCGGTCATTGGTTCTGGGGGAAGCGGCTATATTGCAGACGATGGTACCGGCAATGCAGTCTGCCCCTGCTGCGGCGGCATGATCCATGGTGAAGGCGTCGGCTTCGAAGCATCGGCAGGTGCGGCACCACAAGCCGGTGCTGGAAGCACTCTCGATTTCGGCACCAATGGCACTTACAGCGCGATCGATGCCATGGCCTACACGGTCATGAGCTACTCCTCCTATGCCGGTGATGGTCGTGGAGGCTATACCAATGGCACCTGGGATTATGCCCAGTCTCCCATGATCCGCGACATTGCAACGATCCAGCATCTTTACGGTGCCAATTACGAAACACGGGCCGGCAACACCGCTTATTCCTGGAGTGCCACGACAGGCGAAAAGTTCATCAACGGGATTGGACAGGGCGCACCAGGCGGCAACAAGGTATTCGAAACCATCTGGGATGGCGGCGGCCGCGATACGATTGATCTTTCCAACTATGCAAGCAAGCTGACGATTGATCTCGCTCCCGGCGGCTGGATCAATTTCGGCAACTCCCAGGTCGCCAACCTCGGTGCAGGGCAGACTGCTCCCGGCAACGTCGCCATGTCCCTGCTCTTTGAGGGCGATCAGCGTTCGCTCATCGAAAACGCTATCGGTGGTTCGGGCAACGATCTGATCAATGGCAATGTTGCCGATAACGCTCTGATTGGTGGCGCAGGCGATGACCGGATCGAAGGGATTAGCGGCCACAACATTCTGGCGGGCGGCACCATCGGGAACGAGCTTTCCTATCTCGGTCTCGATCGCGGCGCCTATATCTCATTTGCTCCCTCCATCAACGGCAATGACGGCAATGACACGCTCGTCGGCGGTTCCGGCAACGATATCTTCGTCGTTCAGACAGGCAATGACACCGTGCAGGGCAATGGCGGCATCAATACACTTGTGCTGGACACGACGCTGGCAGCCCTGAAGATTGCCGGTTCTGTGACGAACTTCGTCGTCGGCTACGGCGACTTCAAGATCACCACCAGCGATATTGATTTCCTGGCAACAAAGGATGGCATCTTTGCCGTTGCCGGTTCGGATGCAGGCGTGGACTCAGCCAAGGCAGCCGCTTTGCGCCAGGACATCACGCTCGTCTACAATGCAGGCCTCGACCGCGCCATCGATACGTCGGGCCTCGCCTACTGGTCCAATATGCTCAGCAATGGTGGTTCGCTGCGCGATCTTGCAAACGGCATCATCAGCGCCGATGAGTTTGCCAAGCTGTTCGGAAATCCAAAGAGCATGAGCGATACAGCTTTTGTCGAAGTTCTCTACAAGAACGTTCTGGATCGTGCTGGTGAAGCAGGCGGCATCGGATACTGGGTCAATACGCTCGCCAGCGGCACGAACAGCCGTGCAGATGTTCTGGTCGGCTTCTCCCTCAGCGCCGAAAACAAGACGGCCGTCGCATCGCACAGCAATGGTCAGGCAGATGCAACGACACCGAGCGTCGACCTGGTGGCCGTCACGCAAGACCATTGGCAGGGAATGTGGGCCTGA
- a CDS encoding DUF4214 domain-containing protein, with the protein MATVQGVFVALFGRPADPAGLAYLSMVTKGGSDWSGLSALSAQSEFQARYSGLSDKGAVALLYQTVFGRAPETAGLNYWLSQLQSGHYDRTTLAVAMLDGAQGSDLSMANSKLAAADLFTGSLDLPLEQQSYAGSSAALVGRNLLSGVTAAKQPNAATIDEIILKLSQNEGQKPFDGEKVVLVFTSSDLVKLSAEPTTGSMILKAATINNIEFNTWGISGQDAAAFSIDRNTGAISLQKSGYLSDKEVASFTITATDAAGNTGSQVVTIALAGQTSKSPLMEFLSHESSASDLTWPSASYSEIAVETVGLTTMQPDLLSP; encoded by the coding sequence TTGGCAACGGTACAAGGCGTTTTTGTTGCGCTCTTTGGCAGACCGGCGGACCCTGCGGGGCTTGCCTATCTGTCCATGGTGACAAAGGGCGGCAGCGATTGGAGTGGTCTCTCGGCATTATCCGCACAGAGTGAATTTCAGGCTCGTTATTCCGGTCTTTCTGACAAGGGTGCCGTTGCCTTGCTGTATCAGACCGTGTTCGGGCGTGCACCCGAAACGGCAGGGTTGAACTACTGGCTCTCGCAACTGCAATCTGGCCATTACGATCGAACCACGCTCGCTGTCGCCATGCTGGATGGTGCCCAGGGCAGTGACCTGTCCATGGCAAATTCCAAGCTTGCTGCTGCGGATCTATTCACCGGAAGCCTTGATCTGCCACTGGAGCAGCAATCCTATGCAGGTAGCTCGGCCGCGCTCGTTGGTCGTAATCTCCTCTCAGGAGTCACAGCAGCCAAACAACCCAACGCCGCCACGATTGACGAGATCATTCTCAAGCTTTCGCAGAATGAAGGACAAAAGCCTTTCGACGGAGAAAAGGTCGTTCTCGTTTTCACCTCTTCTGATCTTGTAAAACTGTCTGCGGAACCGACGACGGGATCCATGATCCTCAAGGCTGCGACAATCAACAATATCGAGTTCAATACCTGGGGGATTTCCGGTCAGGATGCTGCGGCCTTTTCGATAGACCGGAACACGGGTGCTATCAGCCTGCAAAAGTCCGGCTATCTCAGTGACAAGGAAGTTGCGAGCTTTACAATCACTGCGACGGATGCTGCCGGAAACACAGGTTCACAGGTCGTGACAATTGCACTGGCCGGACAGACATCAAAATCGCCGCTGATGGAATTCCTCTCGCATGAATCTTCAGCTTCGGATCTTACCTGGCCTTCGGCATCCTATTCAGAAATTGCGGTCGAAACCGTCGGCCTGACGACGATGCAGCCGGATCTGCTTTCGCCTTAA
- a CDS encoding methyltransferase domain-containing protein yields MSDHTPTIDEILARVRAETAAVAVEEAPPTGRRQGLGTIPLVQEPDDGEKIPLGRPFYTIEEFAALDDEDFLRNAYRVVLGRDIDGVGRSYYLPALRQGHITVVRVLSALSRSAEGKVRGVKIRWLLPAAVLDRLAGLPVIGKIFEPFMRFLVRSTTNRRLSLLSERHTALIHEINSTLSAIRKNQTIHDANQSFLESAQSAVEKRMTMTEYRAADARADAEASKDKAIASLSEIRSIRQEIVAQRAAVNALIADARAKLPAEHQDVVTQLEDASLDSLYVAFENRFRGSTSEILRRSERYLPIFRTNKPIAAGGVVLDIGCGRGEFLSLLKRNNIATRGIDLNGAMVQEAKALDLDVLEGDAIAYLRSLPDNSLAAITGFHIVEHISFKELVSLFDTANRVLMPGGLVLFETPNPENLVVGACTFNYDPTHNKPLPPDYLRFIAEARGFTNARIVRKDEDCDLSQPESGFEPQEVNDWFRQPADYALYAEKPAAETVENGQH; encoded by the coding sequence ATGTCCGACCATACGCCGACGATTGACGAGATTCTGGCCCGTGTGCGTGCCGAGACCGCGGCTGTCGCGGTAGAAGAAGCACCACCAACCGGCCGTCGTCAGGGGCTTGGCACCATTCCCCTCGTGCAGGAACCGGATGACGGCGAGAAGATACCGCTCGGTAGGCCCTTCTATACGATCGAGGAATTCGCAGCCCTCGATGACGAAGATTTCCTGCGCAATGCCTATCGTGTCGTTCTGGGCCGTGACATCGATGGTGTCGGCCGCAGTTATTATTTGCCAGCCCTTCGCCAGGGTCACATCACGGTCGTGCGGGTGCTGAGCGCGCTTTCGCGCTCTGCGGAGGGCAAGGTGCGCGGCGTGAAGATCCGCTGGCTGCTGCCCGCAGCGGTGCTGGACCGTCTGGCCGGGCTGCCGGTCATCGGCAAGATATTTGAACCCTTCATGCGGTTTCTGGTGCGCTCGACCACCAATCGGCGTCTCTCTCTTCTGTCTGAACGGCACACGGCGCTGATCCACGAAATCAACAGCACGCTGTCGGCCATCCGCAAGAACCAGACGATCCACGATGCCAACCAGTCCTTCCTGGAATCGGCACAATCCGCCGTCGAAAAACGCATGACGATGACGGAATACCGGGCCGCCGACGCGCGCGCCGATGCGGAAGCATCCAAGGACAAGGCCATTGCCTCGCTGTCTGAAATCCGCTCCATCCGTCAGGAAATCGTGGCACAGCGCGCTGCCGTGAACGCCCTGATCGCGGATGCCCGTGCAAAACTCCCGGCAGAGCATCAGGACGTCGTCACCCAGCTGGAAGACGCATCGCTGGATTCGCTCTACGTGGCCTTCGAGAACCGCTTCCGTGGCTCGACAAGTGAGATCCTGCGTCGTTCGGAACGCTATCTGCCGATCTTCAGGACCAACAAGCCGATCGCGGCTGGCGGCGTGGTGCTTGATATCGGCTGCGGCCGTGGCGAGTTTCTGTCTCTCCTGAAACGCAACAATATCGCAACGCGCGGCATAGACCTTAACGGCGCCATGGTTCAGGAAGCCAAGGCGCTCGATCTCGATGTGCTGGAAGGTGATGCGATTGCCTATCTGCGGTCGCTTCCCGACAACAGCCTGGCTGCCATCACCGGCTTCCATATCGTGGAGCATATCAGCTTCAAGGAACTGGTCAGCCTGTTCGACACGGCAAATCGCGTGCTGATGCCGGGCGGCCTTGTGCTGTTTGAGACGCCAAACCCGGAAAACCTTGTCGTTGGCGCCTGCACCTTCAACTACGACCCGACGCACAACAAGCCGCTTCCGCCGGATTACCTGCGCTTCATTGCCGAAGCACGCGGCTTCACCAATGCCCGTATTGTCCGCAAGGATGAGGATTGCGATCTCTCGCAGCCGGAAAGCGGGTTCGAACCGCAAGAGGTCAATGACTGGTTCCGCCAGCCGGCCGACTATGCGCTCTATGCGGAAAAGCCCGCAGCTGAAACGGTCGAGAACGGTCAACACTGA
- a CDS encoding glycosyltransferase family 4 protein: protein MRVGIATVHTPGIYGGAEFLVDGLVEAVRAAGHSVHKISMPFYFEPVDAAAHTMDQALGANYLPFNGGRIDRMICLKFPAYMLRHPDKRVWLLHQHRAAYDLYGTPYGWLPGKPETDALREDIIAGDNESLGGIEPGSARAVFTIAERVCQRLRDFNKIESKALYHPPANWEEFRCEEALPYIFVPSRLEGLKRQDLMLKALAACKTPINAVFAGSGGMRSQLESMTAQLGLSDRVRFVGAISREDMLNLYAHASAVFFGPLDEDYGYVTLEAMLSGKPVITCRDSGGPLEFVVNNETGFVTEPDPTDIAAALEKLMADTALAKRLGQNGRARYEALNITWSHVVETLLQDLPPLPPPHKKDILL, encoded by the coding sequence ATGCGCGTGGGAATTGCCACAGTTCATACACCCGGCATTTACGGCGGGGCCGAGTTTCTCGTGGACGGTCTGGTGGAAGCGGTACGCGCCGCAGGCCATAGCGTTCACAAGATCTCGATGCCTTTCTACTTCGAACCTGTTGATGCCGCCGCCCACACCATGGATCAAGCGCTGGGCGCCAACTACCTGCCCTTTAATGGCGGGCGCATCGATCGCATGATCTGCCTTAAATTTCCGGCCTATATGCTGCGCCATCCCGACAAGCGTGTCTGGCTGCTCCATCAACACCGTGCGGCTTATGATCTCTACGGTACGCCCTATGGCTGGCTGCCGGGCAAGCCGGAAACCGACGCGCTGCGCGAAGACATCATTGCAGGCGACAATGAAAGCCTTGGCGGTATCGAGCCGGGATCGGCACGCGCTGTCTTCACGATTGCCGAGCGCGTCTGCCAGCGTCTGCGCGATTTCAACAAGATCGAGTCCAAGGCGCTTTATCACCCGCCTGCCAACTGGGAAGAATTCCGCTGCGAGGAAGCGCTGCCCTACATCTTCGTGCCCAGTCGCCTGGAAGGCTTGAAGCGGCAGGATCTGATGCTGAAGGCGCTCGCTGCCTGCAAGACGCCGATCAATGCGGTTTTTGCCGGTTCCGGCGGCATGCGCAGCCAATTGGAATCCATGACGGCGCAACTGGGTCTGAGCGATCGCGTGCGTTTCGTCGGCGCCATCAGCCGTGAGGATATGCTCAACCTCTATGCCCATGCCTCCGCCGTCTTCTTCGGCCCGCTGGATGAGGATTATGGCTATGTAACACTGGAAGCCATGCTCTCCGGTAAGCCAGTGATTACCTGCCGCGATTCCGGCGGACCGCTGGAATTCGTCGTAAATAATGAGACCGGCTTTGTGACCGAACCGGACCCGACAGACATTGCCGCAGCTCTCGAAAAGCTGATGGCGGATACTGCCTTGGCCAAGCGTCTGGGCCAGAACGGCCGCGCCCGCTATGAGGCTCTCAACATTACCTGGTCGCATGTGGTGGAAACGCTGCTGCAGGATCTGCCGCCTCTGCCGCCCCCGCATAAGAAGGATATCCTTCTATGA
- a CDS encoding glycosyltransferase family 4 protein, with protein sequence MKIALITPHPVPLALGGAENLWWGLQQHFEEHTEHRCDIVSVMSPESSFWDLVSSYETFSKLDLSAYDCVISGKYPGWMVKHPNHICYMLHRLRGLYDTYPMSQHHPAVLKHPKLGNLADWLEEGITNPDPDQIPELFDRLRALRDADLPPDVLAFPGAFSRAVIHFLDNAALSPMRMQRYTAISGTVARRKSYFPPDMPVDVLYPPPHRDNYSCGKSSYFFTSSRLDRPKRIDLLIEAMKSVKGDIPLLIAGTGPDEARLKAIAGDDPRIRFLGYVPDDDMPGLYADARAVPFIPVDEDYGLITIEAMKSGKPVLTVVDSGGPCEFVQHGKTGFICQPQPAALAEWLNRLATNEDEAIAMGKAAEAKVSTINWATVAKGLLEIAAPQARTRVIRPKITVATTFKVYPPMNGGQSRVFHLYRNLAKTFDVDLVTLGATTDVRHEAEIAPGLMEITIPRTDAHAEAEYEVSKRVDHKPVSDITANALLGLTPDYTEALKLSAMTSRIVIACHPFMVDWLKRAAPGKPFWYEAQDVERTLKAAVFGDLPEAGSLLREVELAERECWITAERVFACANRDLEALEQIYGPTRARLSEVPNGVSLENVPYTSLEERRRLQAVGGIGGQQLAIFMGSWHGPNLEAVEDLIVEAPRCPDTRFIILGSVCMPFKDRKLPVNMEMMGAVDMETRDLMLSIADVALNPMRSGTGTNLKMLDYMAAGVPVISTEFGARGLNITDREHYFRSSTSDLHAALAAIRETSEADLERLILAARARVEDEYSWAVIADRFLEEIRGDI encoded by the coding sequence ATGAAGATCGCTCTCATTACGCCGCATCCGGTTCCGCTGGCGCTGGGTGGCGCGGAAAACCTCTGGTGGGGTCTGCAACAGCATTTCGAAGAGCATACGGAGCACCGCTGCGATATTGTTTCGGTCATGTCGCCTGAGAGCAGCTTCTGGGATCTGGTTTCCTCCTATGAAACCTTCTCCAAACTCGATCTCTCAGCTTACGACTGTGTGATCTCCGGCAAATATCCCGGCTGGATGGTGAAGCATCCGAACCATATCTGCTACATGCTGCACCGGCTGCGCGGACTGTACGACACCTATCCGATGAGCCAGCATCACCCGGCTGTGCTGAAGCATCCGAAGCTTGGCAATCTGGCGGACTGGCTGGAAGAAGGCATAACGAACCCGGATCCGGACCAGATCCCGGAACTGTTCGATCGCCTTCGCGCCTTGCGGGATGCGGATCTGCCACCGGATGTCCTGGCATTTCCGGGCGCCTTCAGCCGCGCCGTCATCCATTTTCTCGACAATGCCGCGCTTTCGCCTATGCGCATGCAACGCTATACGGCGATTTCCGGAACGGTCGCGCGCCGCAAGAGCTATTTTCCGCCTGACATGCCGGTAGACGTGCTCTATCCGCCACCGCACCGGGATAACTATAGCTGCGGCAAGAGTAGCTACTTCTTCACCAGCAGCCGTCTGGACCGGCCCAAGCGCATTGATCTTCTGATCGAAGCCATGAAATCGGTCAAAGGCGACATTCCGCTGTTGATCGCCGGCACAGGTCCGGATGAAGCACGCCTGAAGGCGATCGCCGGCGATGATCCGCGCATTCGCTTCCTTGGCTATGTTCCGGATGACGATATGCCGGGACTTTATGCCGATGCGCGTGCCGTGCCCTTCATTCCGGTCGATGAGGATTATGGCCTCATCACCATCGAGGCGATGAAAAGCGGTAAGCCTGTCCTGACAGTCGTCGATAGCGGCGGCCCCTGTGAATTTGTTCAGCACGGAAAAACCGGCTTCATCTGCCAGCCGCAACCGGCTGCACTGGCCGAATGGCTGAACCGCCTGGCGACAAACGAAGACGAAGCCATTGCCATGGGCAAGGCGGCTGAAGCGAAAGTTTCCACCATCAACTGGGCGACCGTAGCCAAGGGACTGCTGGAAATTGCGGCCCCTCAAGCCCGCACGCGTGTCATTCGTCCAAAGATTACCGTGGCCACGACCTTCAAGGTCTATCCGCCGATGAATGGCGGCCAGTCCCGGGTCTTCCATCTCTATCGCAATCTGGCGAAGACCTTTGACGTCGATCTGGTGACGCTTGGCGCCACCACTGATGTGCGCCACGAGGCCGAGATCGCACCGGGCCTGATGGAAATCACCATTCCACGCACCGATGCCCATGCGGAAGCGGAATATGAAGTATCGAAGCGGGTTGACCACAAGCCCGTCAGCGATATCACCGCCAATGCGCTGCTGGGGCTGACGCCGGACTATACGGAAGCGCTGAAGCTTTCCGCCATGACCAGCCGCATCGTTATTGCCTGCCACCCCTTCATGGTGGACTGGCTGAAGCGGGCCGCGCCGGGCAAACCCTTCTGGTACGAAGCGCAAGACGTCGAACGCACGCTGAAGGCCGCCGTGTTCGGTGATCTGCCGGAAGCAGGCTCCCTGCTGCGCGAAGTGGAACTGGCAGAACGCGAATGCTGGATCACGGCAGAACGCGTCTTTGCCTGCGCCAATCGCGATCTGGAAGCACTGGAACAGATCTATGGTCCGACCCGTGCACGCCTGTCAGAAGTTCCGAACGGCGTTTCGCTGGAAAACGTGCCCTACACCTCGCTTGAGGAGCGTCGCCGCCTGCAGGCGGTTGGCGGCATTGGGGGGCAGCAGCTCGCCATCTTCATGGGAAGCTGGCACGGCCCCAATCTAGAAGCCGTGGAAGACCTGATCGTTGAAGCGCCCCGTTGTCCGGATACGCGTTTCATCATTCTCGGAAGCGTCTGCATGCCGTTCAAGGATCGAAAGCTGCCCGTCAATATGGAGATGATGGGCGCGGTCGACATGGAAACGCGCGATCTCATGCTGTCGATTGCGGATGTCGCGCTGAACCCGATGCGGTCCGGCACAGGCACGAACCTGAAGATGCTGGATTACATGGCCGCCGGCGTGCCGGTAATTTCCACGGAATTCGGTGCGCGCGGATTGAACATTACCGACAGGGAACATTACTTCCGTTCTTCCACCAGTGATCTGCATGCAGCACTTGCGGCTATCAGGGAAACCAGCGAGGCAGATCTTGAACGGCTGATCCTTGCGGCGCGGGCCCGTGTCGAAGACGAATATTCCTGGGCGGTCATTGCCGATCGCTTCCTCGAGGAAATTCGCGGCGACATCTGA
- a CDS encoding DUF4214 domain-containing protein — protein MATSQAYTTTNLIDPTFWAGDIVRGTSTELVISDGTRTAYYDGYGFGYSGRSLVTGTMTGFSQYTGNSIVGEIYGFSISAAQANFYLSRGDLKGFIGLMLQRDDTIYGSTGNDKLAGYDGYDTIYTRGGSDIVDGGRGIDTVVLSGRSSDFTISSDGSYIFLDKKNGTSDNDFLNVERVRFDNGTLAVDINGNAGQAYRIYQAAFDRTPDTGGLNYWVNQLDKGASLTEVGWGFVQSAEFRSVYGSNPSNFDYVNRLYLNVLDRQGETGGVNYWVGELNAGVSRAYVLASFAESAENVAAVAPQINSGIWLG, from the coding sequence GTGGCGACATCCCAGGCCTATACGACAACGAACCTGATCGACCCGACATTCTGGGCGGGGGATATCGTACGCGGCACGTCAACCGAACTCGTCATCAGCGATGGTACGAGAACGGCCTATTATGACGGTTACGGCTTTGGTTATTCTGGCCGAAGCCTCGTGACTGGCACGATGACCGGTTTCAGCCAGTACACTGGAAACTCCATCGTTGGCGAAATCTACGGTTTCTCCATTTCCGCCGCACAGGCGAATTTCTACCTCAGCCGTGGTGACCTGAAAGGTTTCATCGGCCTCATGCTGCAGCGTGATGACACGATCTACGGCTCGACCGGCAATGACAAGCTGGCCGGTTACGATGGCTACGACACCATCTACACAAGAGGTGGCAGCGACATCGTCGATGGTGGCCGCGGTATCGATACGGTTGTCCTTTCCGGTCGTAGTTCCGATTTCACAATCAGCTCGGATGGAAGTTACATCTTCCTCGACAAGAAGAACGGCACCTCCGACAATGATTTCCTGAATGTTGAGCGTGTTCGCTTCGACAACGGAACATTGGCTGTCGATATCAACGGCAATGCCGGGCAGGCCTATCGCATCTATCAGGCGGCTTTCGATCGCACGCCGGACACCGGTGGTCTGAACTACTGGGTAAACCAGCTCGACAAGGGAGCAAGCCTGACGGAAGTGGGTTGGGGCTTCGTGCAGTCTGCCGAATTCCGCTCGGTCTATGGTTCCAACCCGTCGAACTTCGACTATGTGAACCGTCTTTACCTGAACGTTCTCGATCGTCAGGGTGAAACGGGCGGCGTCAACTATTGGGTCGGCGAACTCAATGCAGGCGTCAGCCGTGCCTATGTTCTGGCCTCCTTTGCAGAAAGTGCCGAAAACGTGGCTGCTGTTGCGCCGCAGATCAATTCTGGCATTTGGCTGGGCTGA
- a CDS encoding mannose-1-phosphate guanylyltransferase/mannose-6-phosphate isomerase: MSVKIIPVIMAGGKGTRLWPLSRASAPKQFIQVVGDRTLFQETLERVADPDLYEAPIVITNQDFRFQVAEQAREVGVDLSGILLEPVARNTAAAIAAAAFFLTARFGEDAVLQLLASDHEIDAGAHYRKAIEIARDTALSGKIVTFGITPTEPATGYGYIEQGEALETGAYRVKRFVEKPPVAKAEEMLAAGGFYWNSGIFMCKASLLLSELLAFAPEVYQAAQDAVSNAATDLDFARLDEASFSKSPDISIDYAVMEKTSNAAVVPSTFPWSDLGSWDAVWKLGEKDEGGNVVLGNATVVNSENSLVLSRSTHLAVQGLKDMAVIASEDAVYVGRLDEAQEVGKLVKKLAASKATSDLTQTHPTSYRPWGGYTSLLHGDRFQVKRLFVLPGKKLSLQKHFHRSEHWVCVKGTAEVTVGDKVMFVRENESVYIPQGELHRLHNPGKIMLEMIEVQTGSYLGEDDIVRVSDEFGREKN, from the coding sequence GTGAGCGTCAAGATCATCCCCGTCATCATGGCTGGCGGCAAGGGAACGCGTTTGTGGCCGCTGTCGCGTGCAAGTGCACCGAAGCAGTTCATTCAGGTCGTTGGTGACCGCACCCTGTTTCAGGAAACTCTGGAGCGCGTTGCTGATCCGGATCTTTATGAGGCACCGATCGTCATCACCAATCAGGACTTTCGTTTCCAGGTTGCCGAGCAGGCGCGTGAAGTGGGTGTAGACCTTTCCGGCATCCTGTTGGAGCCCGTTGCCCGCAACACGGCAGCTGCGATTGCAGCCGCCGCCTTCTTCCTGACTGCCCGTTTTGGCGAAGATGCCGTGCTGCAACTCCTGGCGTCCGATCATGAAATCGATGCGGGCGCGCATTACCGCAAGGCGATCGAGATTGCTCGTGATACGGCACTCAGCGGCAAGATCGTGACCTTCGGGATTACCCCGACCGAACCTGCGACCGGCTATGGTTACATCGAGCAGGGCGAGGCTTTGGAAACGGGCGCCTACCGTGTGAAGCGCTTCGTGGAAAAGCCGCCTGTCGCCAAGGCCGAGGAAATGCTGGCCGCCGGTGGCTTCTACTGGAACTCCGGCATCTTCATGTGCAAGGCAAGCCTGCTCTTGAGCGAACTCCTGGCCTTTGCCCCGGAGGTTTATCAGGCGGCCCAGGATGCGGTTTCAAACGCCGCGACCGATCTGGATTTTGCGCGCCTCGATGAAGCCAGCTTCTCGAAGAGCCCGGACATCTCCATCGATTATGCGGTGATGGAGAAAACCTCGAACGCTGCTGTCGTCCCTTCCACCTTCCCCTGGTCGGATCTCGGCAGCTGGGATGCTGTCTGGAAGCTTGGCGAAAAGGACGAAGGCGGCAATGTCGTGCTCGGCAATGCGACTGTGGTCAACAGCGAGAATTCGCTGGTTCTCTCCCGCTCGACGCATCTTGCCGTTCAGGGCCTGAAGGATATGGCGGTCATCGCCAGCGAAGACGCCGTTTATGTCGGCCGTCTGGATGAAGCGCAGGAAGTCGGCAAGCTGGTCAAGAAGCTCGCCGCTTCAAAGGCAACCTCAGACCTTACCCAGACCCACCCGACATCCTATCGTCCCTGGGGCGGCTATACGTCGCTGCTGCATGGCGACCGCTTCCAGGTGAAGCGCCTCTTCGTGCTTCCGGGCAAGAAGCTTTCGCTGCAGAAGCATTTCCACCGTTCCGAACATTGGGTCTGCGTCAAGGGCACGGCGGAAGTGACTGTCGGCGACAAGGTGATGTTCGTCCGCGAAAACGAGTCCGTCTACATTCCACAGGGCGAACTGCACCGGTTGCACAATCCCGGCAAGATCATGCTGGAAATGATCGAGGTCCAGACGGGTTCCTATCTCGGGGAAGACGATATCGTGCGCGTTTCCGATGAATTCGGGCGCGAAAAGAACTGA